Proteins encoded in a region of the Anopheles aquasalis chromosome 2, idAnoAquaMG_Q_19, whole genome shotgun sequence genome:
- the LOC126569577 gene encoding DNA-directed RNA polymerases I and III subunit RPAC1, whose protein sequence is MASVQEGKPLVYLEEYKLKQDANDYGLADELWDFERFKQQLQIVVVRYEENELEFDMIGVNPAIANVFRRLMLSEVPSMAIEKVHIYNNTSIIQDEVLAHRLGLIPLRADPRMFEYKANETDPPTAQDSLEFELKVKCTRKNKDTTEVTNNDNMYRNHSIYSGQIKWVPIGNQATIYTDAAVGPIDDDILISKMRPGHEFDIKLFAVKGIGKDHAKFSPVATVSYRMLPDIQIIQPVIGNDARLLQKCFSPGVIEIDKSDQAYVKDARYDSCSRNVYRYPHLADSVKMARVRNHFIFTVESLGALKPDVIFLESVKVLKKKCRMFLDEIKGH, encoded by the coding sequence ATGGCCAGCGTACAGGAGGGGAAGCCGCTGGTTTACCTGGAGGAGTACAAGCTGAAGCAGGATGCCAACGATTACGGGCTGGCGGATGAGCTGTGGGACTTTGAGCGgttcaagcagcagctgcagatcGTGGTCGTGCGGTATGAGGAGAACGAGCTCGAGTTCGACATGATCGGCGTTAATCCGGCCATAGCGAACGTCTTCCGCCGGCTCATGCTGAGCGAGGTGCCTAGCATGGCCATCGAGAAGGTGCACATCTACAATAACACCTCCATCATACAGGACGAAGTGCTGGCGCACCGGCTCGGCCTCATACCGCTGCGTGCGGATCCGCGTATGTTTGAGtacaaagcgaacgaaaccgaTCCTCCGACGGCACAGGACTCGCTCGAGTTTGAGCTGAAAGTAAAGTGTACGAGGAAGAACAAGGACACGACGGAGGTgaccaacaacgacaacatgTACCGCAACCACAGCATCTACTCGGGCCAGATCAAGTGGGTGCCGATCGGGAATCAGGCCACCATCTACACCGATGCCGCTGTGGgaccgatcgacgacgatatTCTGATCAGCAAGATGCGTCCCGGCCACGAGTTCGATATCAAGCTGTTTGCTGTGAAGGGCATCGGCAAGGATCACGCCAAGTTTTCGCCGGTCGCGACGGTGTCCTATCGCATGCTGCCGGATATCCAGATTATCCAGCCCGTCATTGGAAACGATGCGCGACTGTTGCAGAAATGCTTCTCGCCCGGTGTGATCGAGATCGATAAGAGCGATCAGGCGTACGTAAAGGATGCCCGGTACGATAGCTGCAGCCGGAACGTGTACCGCTATCCACATCTGGCTGATTCCGTGAAGATGGCACGTGTAAGGAATCATTTTATCTTTACGGTAGAATCACTCGGTGCGCTTAAACCGGACGTGATCTTCCTCGAGTCGGTGAAGGTGCTCAAGAAAAAGTGTCGAATGTTCCTGGACGAAATAAAGGGTCACTAG
- the LOC126569581 gene encoding ras-related protein Ral-a: MSKKPTTGPALHKVIMVGSGGVGKSALTLQFMYDEFVEDYEPTKADSYRKKVVLDGEEVQIDILDTAGQEDYAAIRDNYFRSGEGFLCVFSITEDDSFQATQEFREQILRVKNDENIPFLLVGNKCDLNDKRKVPLAECQSRAQQWGVPYVETSAKTRENVDKVFFDLMREIRSRKTEDSKTTNGRVKDKSKRRKIKCTLL; the protein is encoded by the coding sequence ATGTCGAAAAAGCCTACGACGGGACCTGCACTGCACAAGGTGATCATGGTaggcagtggtggtgttggcaaGTCCGCCCTAACACTGCAGTTCATGTACGATGAGTTCGTCGAGGACTACGAACCGACCAAGGCCGACAGCTACCGGAAAAAGGTGGTGCTGGACGGTGAAGAGGTACAGATCGACATTCTCGACACGGCGGGCCAGGAAGACTACGCCGCCATCCGGGATAATTACTTTCGCAGCGGCGAAGGGTTCCTGTGCGTGTTTTCCATCACCGAGGACGACAGCTTTCAGGCGACACAGGAGTTCCGGGAGCAGATACTGCGTGTGAAGAACGACGAGAACATACCGTTCCTGCTGGTCGGCAACAAGTGCGATCTGAACGATAAGCGGAAGGTGCCGTTGGCCGAGTGCCAATCGCGAGCCCAGCAGTGGGGCGTGCCATATGTCGAGACGTCGGCCAAGACGCGCGAAAACGTGGACAAGGTGTTTTTCGATCTGATGCGCGAGATACGCTCACGAAAGACGGAGGATTCCAAGACCACCAACGGCCGCGTCAAAGACAAATCCAAACGAAGGAAGATCAAGTGCACACTGCTATAG